The window CAAAGAGATGATTGAGTTTATTGCGGCCCAATACCCTGGTGATCCTTTACACGCCGGTACAGTTATAATGACAGGCACCCCTCCCGGTGTTGCCTTCAGGGTGCCGGGCTGGAAGCGTGCTCTCGCCAAAATGTTGGGTCTTAACAGGTTCACTCTGCTGGGAATGGTAATTGAAGCAAATGATAATAATCCCGACTTTCTCATGCCGGGAGACATTATAGGTTTCAACGTCGGTCAATACGACTCGTTGAATTACAAGGTCGTGGGCCAATCCGCCGCTGAGGAAATCACTGGATCAACTGGCAGCAACTGAACATTTACAGCACAAACCACTTTCCCGGCCCTTGCCGGTTTCGCGTCACCAAAGAGGCATTTAGAAAAAATTAAGCGGAGGCATATACCCAATATTGCGAGCCTTAATTTTATCTAAATGACGAAGAGTTGGTTACAAAGGGCTTAGTCCGACAATGGCTTCCCCCCAAACTCTTCGGAATTTCCAAAAAACAATGCTCGCAATATCTAACATATGGTTGTGCTTATTTTTTGAAAATGTCTCGATTTTGACCAAAATCCCTATTATCGGACAATCTCCTAGAACGCCTCATTAATACTCAGATAAAATCCAGCGTCATCACGCCCGATACCGAGATCCGCCCTGAGATTCATACGCTCCTGCAGCTCGAATCGGTACCCCACACCACCATTCGGCAGATCATTTCCATTAAAATCATCGTAGTCTTCACCAATGAATCCCATGCCGACCCAGGCCACCATGCCATGTCTACCTAGCTCACCAACAGAATTTTGAAACTGATGCCGATACTCCAGCAGACCATACATCATAGTCTTATCCCGGAAGCGCCCCCAGGTGTACCCCCGTAAATCGAAAGGACTACCTACCTGGGACATCTCTCCCCATGGTACCTCACCGGTGGTATAACGAGTGCTGATATTCCAGGCCAGGGTTGTTCCCTCACGCCAGAGCGGCAGGTATTGCCGGTATTCCGCCTCAATCACATCATAGTCGTTATCCGAACCCAGTGCCTCCAGGTAATGGGTGGTCATAAAATTCAAATAGATTCCCCGCCAGGCATTCACCGTTACATCGCGCGTATCATAAGAGAGAACGATACCGGCTCCGACATTGGTGTTATCATCGCCGAACTCTTGAAAAGTAGGATCATCTATCATCCCCGGAGCCTCATCGTCTGATGAGGTATGGTTCAGATCAAAAACAGCTCCCAGGAACAGGTCACCGACTGTGCGGAAGGTTGCCACCGGTGTCAACTGGTACCATGTTCTGTCGTATTCGGTTGTCAGAGGGCCGTCATCCACATCAAGACCGTTATCATAGCCGACTCCCCAGTAGTTATCAGGCATATCCTTGAACCAGAATTCGACGTTTACCCGCAGGTTGTCATCGAGCCAGAAAGAGTCGAGAAATGAACTGATAGTCATAGAACTGTTGGTACTGTAAATAAAAAAGGTAGAAAGTGATGACCGAGGCATATTGGGGTTATCCGGCTCCGTGGAAAATGTCAGTAAGCCACCAAGGGCTACTCCAAATTCCATTTCCGGGGTATACATTGGGCCAACTATAGGGGAAAGCACAAAATTGCCTGTCTCTCCTAGCGGGTAACGCAGAAAGTCACCTTCCTCCTTCTCCTCCCCGCCAAGGGCAACCCCCGTCAAACCAACAGTCAGCCACAGCGCCGCCGCTGCTACCGACCCGTTCCTGAAACTGGTCATAACTACCTCTCAAGTCGTTCAGTTAAATCCACTTTTATCTCTTACGCCCTGTCCTTGTACTATTTTGCTACAGCTTTTACCGCTGCCCTGAGTTTATCGGCATGTCCGTTGACAGCATCCCTGCGAATCAGGATATCGGTAGGACTCACTTTTCTGCCGTAATATGCACCATTCAAACCATCTCTGGTTTTAACCACTGCACCATCCAAAGAGACCCCCGCAAATACCCCCTTGGCCCTGGCATACGATATGATGTCTGCAGTCTTGGCCTTGGCTCCAACCCCAACCGGGCCCGCAGCCAAAGTGACATCAGCGCCAAGTTTAAAAGAACTGGTGAGCATGCTCTCCATACCCCTCTCCGTCATGACCATCAGGATGATCTCTGACGACTCCGCCCCAGCCTGCAAACCAATCGAAAGACTCCCCAGGGTATAGAATGCGGGATAACTCCATTGTCCTGTTTTTATATCCCGGGCCAGTAACACTCCGGAGCCGCCTGCACCACCCACCAGAAAGGCACCTTTCAGATTTTGTGGGATTATCAGAACTGCCTGCGCCCTGTATACATTTTTTCTAAACCAGTCCAAATCCGGATCAGCTGTAAAACTGGAGACAACAGTTGTAGATTTTTCCACCAAGGCTTCTGCTTCAGCCTGTTCCTTTGGCTTCGCCTGGCACCAAACTGACACAAAACAATAAATTGTAATGACTGACAATATTATGAAAAACTTTTTCACTGTGCACCTCCCTGAAAAATTGTTTCATAAACCAGCTCATTTTGGCACGTCCCAGGCTGCGCGATCAATCTTGCCTGAGCCATATGCCAAATTCATCACAAGAGCTGACAACCTATCCTCAATTTAAAAAATCTCAAAACACACCTCATTCATGATAGGTCAGCATTACATTTCATGCAAATAACTGTCTCCACTGGTGATGTATCTCCGTCCTCTTTCGCTTTGCAACCATTTGATGGTACTTCGGCCATAAGCACCAGTCGCCGGTTCATGCGGTTGGCAATCAAGGGCAACCCAACCACAATTATCAGGCCATGCAGGAACTGTAAAGGCGCACCTTTTTTCAATTATTTCTTGCCCTAAACTTAACCGTTGCGATACCCTTTCCCTAGCGCAAAAATACAAGGTTCGGGATTTTTTCTGTCACCAATTCCAATATACTTTCGTAATATTTATAAACAGGTAGAGGAGTTATTCATGGTGTTAGAGTTTACGGGTAGGCATTGAAACAATATATCGCATATGCGGATAAGCAGATAGAGGGTGCTCGTTTGCGGCAGGAAGATAGCCTGTTGGTGGTTGAGCACGTCAAACTTGCCGCTGAGCAACCAGGGACACTACTGTTAATCTGTGATGGAATGGGTGGTCACACCTCTGGAGGATTGGCCAGTAAACTGGTCACCTCGACCATAGCGCGAACGTTCCACCAAACCTATGGCACCATCCCACAGAGACTTAAGAGTGCAGCAGAATCGGCAAACGCTGCTATTGCCTCACGTATTGTCGATGATCCCCGCCTCAATGGCATGGGAACCACACTTGTAGCCGCCTTTATCTCCGATTGGAATATCTACTGGTACAGTGTTGGTGACTCCCCTTTATGGTTGATTCGCAACAACCGGTTACGACGCCTCAACGAAGACCACTCCATGGCGGCAATGTTGGACAAACAGCACAACAGAGATGAATTATCTACTGATACAGAATACTTTCATGGACGACATTTTCTCATGTCCGCCATCAACGGTAAAGTACCGGACATTGTAGATTGTCCGAGTCTCCCATTCACGTTGCAGGAGGGTGATCAGTTACTGCTTGCCACCGACGGCATTGAGACACTGAGTCTCTCACGTTTAAACGAAATACTCACCAAGACCTCTCAGCTACCAGTAGCCGGAAGCCTGGATGCTATTTTCGAGGAAATCAAACTTCAGAATCATCCACAACAGGATAATGCAAGCGCAATTCTGGTTCGCATTGGCTCAGGTGCCGACATTGAAAAGCCCCAACTATCCAGACATAGCACTTTGTTACCCGGCAGACTCAAGACCATCCGCAGGACAATCATGCATGGAGTAAAATCGAAGAAAATCATGCGTATTTTTATGATCATAGCTATGATCATAATTGCGGCACTGATAATAATTCGCCTGATAACCTAGCCTGCGAAGCAGTATCATATCATGTTTCAGATGTTGTTATTGAGTACCGGAAGTCTCATCTCCGGCAAGGCACTCATGAAGAGAGAAACGCTACGTGACCGACGAAGCTGTACAGTCAGGAAGTTGTAACAAGAAGTTCTCAAATATATGAGAAATGTGACATAAAACACATTAACCAACGCAAAAACCACCTCATGATTTTAAGCAGGAGGATTTAATATATGTCTATCGCAAGTTTTTTAATCGGATTAACAATCAAAAGATCTGCACAAAGGTTTGAGCAGGCAACCGCTCAACCGATGGTTATGCAGGAGAACAAACTGTTCTCCATACTCACCAGAAATGCGAACACGGAGTATGGGAAAAGATACGGTTTCTCCTCTATCAAAACCATAGAAGAGTATCAAAAACAGGTTCCGGTAATGACATATGAGGATATCAAACATGATATGCAGAGAATCATAGTCGGAACCAAGAACATACTAACCGCTGAAGATCCGGTGATGTTTGCCCAAACCAGCGGTACAACGGGCGATCCCAAATATATTCCCGTTACCCCTTCCTGCCAGGGCCAGGAAACCAGCGACCAGATGCGCGCCTGGACCTACCATTGCAAAAAGGATCACCCGGACATATTGGAGAAAAAAGTGCTCTCACTGGTCTCTCCCGCCGTGGAAGGTCACACACCTTCCGGGATGCCATACGGCTCCACCTCCGGGTTGATCTATAAAAATATGCCTGCACTTATTCGCTCCACCTACTCAATACCTTACGATGTTTTTGAGATCGAAGATTACGGAGCAAAGTATTTCTCCATTATGCGGATCTCCCTGGAGCATGATATCCGCTTTTTGGTCACCGCCAACCCATCATCGGTGATCAAGATGTGTGAAAAGGCCAACAGTCACAGTGAAGAGATTATTCGTGACATCCATGACGGTACCCTCTCTGCATCCTTTCCCATTGGAGCCGCTCTTTTTGAGTCGATATCCAAACGACTCAAGCCCAACCCGAATCGCGCCAAGGAATTGGCTACACTCCGTGATCTTCGCAACGGGGAACTACGCCCTGCTGATTACTGGCCGCAGCTCAGCCTGATAGGCTGCTGGAAAGGCGGTTCTGTTGGTCATTATCTGAACCGCTTCCCCCACTGGTTCAACCCGGAAGGCGGAAAAGAGATTCCTGTACGCGATATCGGCTACCTCTCCAGTGAGGCCAGAGGCTCCATTCCGCTCAGCGATGAAGGCAGCGCAGGCGTCCTTACAGTGGCGACCAATTTTGTTGAATTTGTTGAAGTGGAAAACCTGGAAAGCAACCGCAATAATCCCCAGGCTTGGAATTTCCTTACTCTGAAAGACGTTGAAATCGATCGGGAATACTACATATTCTTCACCACCACCGCAGGCCTCTACCGCTATGACATTAACGATGTGATCAAAGTGGTTGGCTATTACAATGAAACCCCCCAGATCATCTTCTTGAGAAAAGGTCGGGGGATGACCAATATCACGGGTGAGAAGGTCAGCGTCAACCAAATCATCAGCTCCTTCCAGAAGGCCAGTGAGGCGACCGGCATCAGTGTAGACCACTTTAAAGCCGAGGCAGACCACAAGAACAGCCGCTACATTTTCCGGGTTGAGTTCACCACCAGAGTTCAACCGGAGCTCGAACAACAGTTTATCCGTCAACTCGATAATCAGCTCAAATCAGTCAATATCGAATATAAAGCGAAACGGGACTCGCAGCGCCTTGACACACCTCTTATGCATGTAATGCGTGAAGGTTGGTATGAACGGAACCGCAAGCGCATGGTTGAAGGCGGTATGCGTGCCTTTCAGGCCAAAACAGAACTACTCAGCCCCAACGTTCTGGCTACCCAGCAGATCAAGCCGGAACTGGAACGAATAGTGGAAATCGAGCAGTAGGCGTAGCAGGTATTATTCTGATGATCACTAATAAGAGAGTTTTACAGATAAAGGGTGGCACCTATACGCCACAACCAAGCAACTGGATCACTACCGCCAGAATTGTGGGAGTCTCCCTGTTTGTCTTATCCCTGCTGGCTGGCATCGGTTACTGGACCTCTCACGCCGTCCGTGAAGCAATCGTCAATGTTTATGCCGCAAACCTTACCACCATTCTTGATGCGGACGTGGAAGCACTCGATATCTGGGTTCACAACGAAATGAGTTTTGCCAGATCTCATGCCCAGGACCCTCTCATTGCCAGAGAGACCATGGGATTGATCGAGATTCACCAGAAACAGCCGGGGGACACAGACAAGCTCATTAACTCGGAAAGTTTTAAAACTCTGCAGAAACATACCCTGCCAATCCTTGAAGAAAAAGAGTATTGGGGCTATTTCATCGTAGACCGGGCCGGTTACGTTTTAGCGGCAAGTATCCCGGTTCCGTTTACCGGCTTAACCATCAACCCGGAAATGGCTGAAACAGTCGCCAGAGTTTTCAACGGGGAGACAATCGTGAGCAAGCCGCAACTCTCCGGCATTTACCTGCCTGAGATACAGTTAAACCAAAGCCAGCCGATCATGCTCTCCTCAACCCCCATTTTAGCTGCCGACGGAACGATCATCGCCGCCCTTGCACTCGCGCTCAACCCGGACAAAGACTTCACCCGCATTCTCTCTGTAGCTCGAATGGGTGACTCCGGCGACACCTATGCCTTCGACAAAAACGGTTTCCTGATCTCCGATAGCAGGTTTGAAGACCAGTTACGTGAAATCGGTCTACTCCGGGACCTGCCCGATGTCCGTTCAATTCTCGCAATTCAGATTCGCGACCCCGGCGGTAACATGACCAAAGGCTTTACCCCGGAATTGCCGATTGAAGAACTCCCGCTTACCCGCATGGCAGCTTCCGCAGTAGCGGGCAATTCTGGAGTCAATGTCAAAGGCTACCGGGATTACAGAGGAGTCGAGGTTATAGGTGCCTGGCGATGGCTGGATGAATATGGCTTCGGTGTGGCCACAGAAATCCCCAAATCCGATGCATTCAAAGGACATCGACCGGTAATAATTGCTTTTTTCGGCCTATTTAGCCTGGTGATCATCAGTTGTCTCTGGTTTCTCTACTCCGCACGATCTATCCAGCGCCTGCAAAGCAAAATCGACTCCTTCCAACAACTGGGACAATACAGACTCATCAAAAAGATCGGTGAAGGCGGCATGGGCAAGGTCTATCAGGCACGGCATGCACTGCTGAAACGCCCCACCGCAGTGAAATTTTTAAAACCCGATGCCATGGATGATGAAACGGTTGAGCGATTTAAACAGGAAGTGCAGTTAACTGCCAGCCTGAGCCACCCGAACACTGTTCAGATATATGATTACGGTAAAACAGAGGAAGGTATTTTCTATTACGCCATGGAATACCTGAACGGCATCAACCTGGCCCAATTGCTTGAAATAGAGGGCAAAGTACCTCTTGAGCGAGTCATATACATCATTAAACATGTCTGCTATTCTCTGGAGGAAGCCCATAAAATAGGCTTGATCCACCGGGATATCAAACCGATGAATATCATGCTCTGCATGCGAGGCGGCAGATATGATTCACTCAAGGTTCTCGACTTCGGCCTGGCCAAAGAGCTAAACCGGCAAAGTGATCTGACCCTGACCACCCGTCAGGGAATTATCGGAACTCCCGCCTACATTGCCCCGGAACGCTTGAAAGGGACCAGAGAGATTGATATTCGCTCAGACTTCTACTCACTTGGTTCAGTAGCCTACAACCTGCTGTCTGGTAAAGACGTCTTTGACACCGAATCGCCGGTTGAGATCTGTTACCATATTATTAATACCGAAGCTCCCAGTCTCAGCGAGAGATTGGATTATGAGATACCCGCTGAATTTGAACAGCTTATCGCCACTTGCCTCGCAAAAAACCCGGATGAGAGACCAGCCAATGCGGCAGCCATAATCGCCGCTTTGAAATCACTTGAAGAGAAATACTGCTGGAGTGAGGATGACGCCCGACAGTGGTGGCAGGCGAATGAGAAGAGAATTAACGAGTTGCTTCCACCGGGGTAGCTCGTTTGTGAAAGATTCTGAACCGAGATCGTGCTCGGGCGGGCGTGCATACGACAAGACAACCGTTTTAGGTTTTCACTCAATGAGTCGAAAGGATTACATCCGGCACAAATCGTTTCGGATGAGATACGATCTGCCAACCTCAATGCTTGACTGGAAAGTACAATCCTCCACATCCTATGACTGAAATGGAGCAATTTTCGCTTGTATTGGGCTGAAGCTAAACAGGAAGAGTGTTAAATTGTAGGTCTGCTCAAATTGTTAAGACTTGCACGAAAAGTATTCTACGTGTACCAACTCGCAGAGAGTTGGCTCAAGATTTCATCTCCACCCATTTATTCTCTAATCATCATAAAGCTTAATATCAGGGTAAAGTTTTTTGGCGCACACCGGGCAAATTCCGTGACTAAATTGTGCATCAGAGTGCTTTGAGATATATGACTCAATCTGATTCCAGTACCCTCTGTCGTCACGTATTTTCTTACAAGAGGCACAAATAGGTAATAACCCGCTTAAGGCTTTAACCTCTGAGAGGGCTTTTTCCAGTCCTTTTATCAATTTCTCACGTTCTGCTTCTGCCTGCTTACGACTGGTAATATCTTGGTGGATACCTACCATGCATAAGGGTTTCCCCTCTTTGGTCCGTTCAACGACCCTGCCGATTCCATGAAGCCACCTTTCTCCGGTTAGCGGATGTCGGAACCTGACTTGGTTTTCTGATCGATCCAATTTCCCGACGGAAAGATCTTTAATGATACTCCGAACCTTTTCTTTTTCATCAGGATGGATTCTACTCAGCCACATATCAAGGGAAAAATTGTCCGCTTCCTTTCTGGTAAGACCGGTTATTTCAAAGAATTTCTGATTAGCCAAAAGCGTATTCTCATCGACGCGCCATTCCCACACGCCCAGATTTGCGATTTCAGCTGCGATTGAGATTCTTTCCTCTCTTTCCTTTAACGCATTTTCAGTTCGTCTTCTTTTGATACTCTTCCACATACCATCCATGAGCAACGTCAGTTGACGAACATCTGATTCATCGTATTCAGAGTTTTTATTTCCAACACCTGCAACAACCACAATATTCTGACCATCAAAGACCGGGATGTTCATGTGGCGCCTTATCACAACATGACCTTCTGGATATCCTTTTTTGTACGGGTTTGGTGCTTGATAATCATTAGTGACCACGGGTTTCCTCTGACGAACCGCTTCCCCCCACAGCCCGATATCTTTAGTTACGTACTCTATGGGTTTATCGATTATCTCACATTGCTTCATCGCCTCTCTCGACCATGCATACATTGTAAGAGTCGTTTCACTTTCATTCATGAAGGCAAGATAGCCAATTTTACTTTTTGTTAGCCTGATCGCTTCTTCTAAAGAGAAGTCAGCCAATTCCTGCATAGAGACTCCATACATCTGGCTGAGCTCCAAGAGCGCTTCGAGTCTTGATTCGTTCAGGCTCAATGCCTCTTCTATGATTTTTCGCTCTTCGATCTCACTTTTCAGGTTGATAGTTCGCTCTTCGACCTGTTTCTCAAGTTCAGTCTGTGCTTGTAGCAAAGACTCTTCAGCGCGCTTACGATCAGTAATGTCAATATTAACATTTACTCCACAGATTACCGATCCATCGGGCCCCATGAGTGGAAATGTATTGCCCATGCGCCATCCGACCTCTCCTTCCTTGTTGCGGTCATGCCATTCAGATCCAGTAACAATTTCCCCTTTAAAGACCCTTTCAATAATTTGATCAGTGGCTTCCCGGGTCTCTGGAGTTACAATTAATTCATAGGCGGTAGCACCGATAGCTTCAGATTCGGTATAACCATACATGTGCTCTGCGGCATTATTCCAGCTCAAAAATCGACCTTTCTGATCAAATGTGAAACAGGCAATGGGCATGTGTTGAAACAATACCTGATATTGTTTTTCATCTTCATCTGCAGGCTGGTCTACACCCATATGAACAGCAATTTTTTTCTCTAATTCCTTTACCTTTTGTTCCAATTCTTCATATGTCGGTTTTTGGTTCATCAGAACTTTCTCCAGAACAACATGTGAAAACGTCAATAACCACACAAATCCTCGAAACTGAATGTCGTTGTTGTTAAGTATAGCACCTTATCACACAATCAGTGATATCCCAGAAATTCCCTGGATATTTCAGCCAAGTTTATTTGCTGGATACGTCAAAGACATAATTGAAGAGCTGAATCCAATTAAGGCAGCCGACAGGGATGTTTAGACCAGGAAGGGCAGCAGATTGCCAAGTGTAACCTTCACGAGGACTAGAAGAATATAGCGTGATAACTCTCAGAGTAGAGATCTTCAGTTCGTGGAGTACCCCCGTAAGGGTTTCCTCAAACTTGCTAAACAAGACTTTTAACACCACTCCATTTCGTTCCGCTCGGACTCGCTGAAACTCGCCATTT of the Desulfosediminicola ganghwensis genome contains:
- a CDS encoding BamA/TamA family outer membrane protein — its product is MTSFRNGSVAAAALWLTVGLTGVALGGEEKEEGDFLRYPLGETGNFVLSPIVGPMYTPEMEFGVALGGLLTFSTEPDNPNMPRSSLSTFFIYSTNSSMTISSFLDSFWLDDNLRVNVEFWFKDMPDNYWGVGYDNGLDVDDGPLTTEYDRTWYQLTPVATFRTVGDLFLGAVFDLNHTSSDDEAPGMIDDPTFQEFGDDNTNVGAGIVLSYDTRDVTVNAWRGIYLNFMTTHYLEALGSDNDYDVIEAEYRQYLPLWREGTTLAWNISTRYTTGEVPWGEMSQVGSPFDLRGYTWGRFRDKTMMYGLLEYRHQFQNSVGELGRHGMVAWVGMGFIGEDYDDFNGNDLPNGGVGYRFELQERMNLRADLGIGRDDAGFYLSINEAF
- a CDS encoding lipid-binding SYLF domain-containing protein — its product is MEKSTTVVSSFTADPDLDWFRKNVYRAQAVLIIPQNLKGAFLVGGAGGSGVLLARDIKTGQWSYPAFYTLGSLSIGLQAGAESSEIILMVMTERGMESMLTSSFKLGADVTLAAGPVGVGAKAKTADIISYARAKGVFAGVSLDGAVVKTRDGLNGAYYGRKVSPTDILIRRDAVNGHADKLRAAVKAVAK
- a CDS encoding PP2C family protein-serine/threonine phosphatase: MKQYIAYADKQIEGARLRQEDSLLVVEHVKLAAEQPGTLLLICDGMGGHTSGGLASKLVTSTIARTFHQTYGTIPQRLKSAAESANAAIASRIVDDPRLNGMGTTLVAAFISDWNIYWYSVGDSPLWLIRNNRLRRLNEDHSMAAMLDKQHNRDELSTDTEYFHGRHFLMSAINGKVPDIVDCPSLPFTLQEGDQLLLATDGIETLSLSRLNEILTKTSQLPVAGSLDAIFEEIKLQNHPQQDNASAILVRIGSGADIEKPQLSRHSTLLPGRLKTIRRTIMHGVKSKKIMRIFMIIAMIIIAALIIIRLIT
- a CDS encoding GH3 auxin-responsive promoter family protein, which gives rise to MSIASFLIGLTIKRSAQRFEQATAQPMVMQENKLFSILTRNANTEYGKRYGFSSIKTIEEYQKQVPVMTYEDIKHDMQRIIVGTKNILTAEDPVMFAQTSGTTGDPKYIPVTPSCQGQETSDQMRAWTYHCKKDHPDILEKKVLSLVSPAVEGHTPSGMPYGSTSGLIYKNMPALIRSTYSIPYDVFEIEDYGAKYFSIMRISLEHDIRFLVTANPSSVIKMCEKANSHSEEIIRDIHDGTLSASFPIGAALFESISKRLKPNPNRAKELATLRDLRNGELRPADYWPQLSLIGCWKGGSVGHYLNRFPHWFNPEGGKEIPVRDIGYLSSEARGSIPLSDEGSAGVLTVATNFVEFVEVENLESNRNNPQAWNFLTLKDVEIDREYYIFFTTTAGLYRYDINDVIKVVGYYNETPQIIFLRKGRGMTNITGEKVSVNQIISSFQKASEATGISVDHFKAEADHKNSRYIFRVEFTTRVQPELEQQFIRQLDNQLKSVNIEYKAKRDSQRLDTPLMHVMREGWYERNRKRMVEGGMRAFQAKTELLSPNVLATQQIKPELERIVEIEQ
- a CDS encoding serine/threonine protein kinase; translated protein: MITNKRVLQIKGGTYTPQPSNWITTARIVGVSLFVLSLLAGIGYWTSHAVREAIVNVYAANLTTILDADVEALDIWVHNEMSFARSHAQDPLIARETMGLIEIHQKQPGDTDKLINSESFKTLQKHTLPILEEKEYWGYFIVDRAGYVLAASIPVPFTGLTINPEMAETVARVFNGETIVSKPQLSGIYLPEIQLNQSQPIMLSSTPILAADGTIIAALALALNPDKDFTRILSVARMGDSGDTYAFDKNGFLISDSRFEDQLREIGLLRDLPDVRSILAIQIRDPGGNMTKGFTPELPIEELPLTRMAASAVAGNSGVNVKGYRDYRGVEVIGAWRWLDEYGFGVATEIPKSDAFKGHRPVIIAFFGLFSLVIISCLWFLYSARSIQRLQSKIDSFQQLGQYRLIKKIGEGGMGKVYQARHALLKRPTAVKFLKPDAMDDETVERFKQEVQLTASLSHPNTVQIYDYGKTEEGIFYYAMEYLNGINLAQLLEIEGKVPLERVIYIIKHVCYSLEEAHKIGLIHRDIKPMNIMLCMRGGRYDSLKVLDFGLAKELNRQSDLTLTTRQGIIGTPAYIAPERLKGTREIDIRSDFYSLGSVAYNLLSGKDVFDTESPVEICYHIINTEAPSLSERLDYEIPAEFEQLIATCLAKNPDERPANAAAIIAALKSLEEKYCWSEDDARQWWQANEKRINELLPPG
- a CDS encoding PAS domain S-box protein; translation: MNQKPTYEELEQKVKELEKKIAVHMGVDQPADEDEKQYQVLFQHMPIACFTFDQKGRFLSWNNAAEHMYGYTESEAIGATAYELIVTPETREATDQIIERVFKGEIVTGSEWHDRNKEGEVGWRMGNTFPLMGPDGSVICGVNVNIDITDRKRAEESLLQAQTELEKQVEERTINLKSEIEERKIIEEALSLNESRLEALLELSQMYGVSMQELADFSLEEAIRLTKSKIGYLAFMNESETTLTMYAWSREAMKQCEIIDKPIEYVTKDIGLWGEAVRQRKPVVTNDYQAPNPYKKGYPEGHVVIRRHMNIPVFDGQNIVVVAGVGNKNSEYDESDVRQLTLLMDGMWKSIKRRRTENALKEREERISIAAEIANLGVWEWRVDENTLLANQKFFEITGLTRKEADNFSLDMWLSRIHPDEKEKVRSIIKDLSVGKLDRSENQVRFRHPLTGERWLHGIGRVVERTKEGKPLCMVGIHQDITSRKQAEAEREKLIKGLEKALSEVKALSGLLPICASCKKIRDDRGYWNQIESYISKHSDAQFSHGICPVCAKKLYPDIKLYDD